Below is a genomic region from Ziziphus jujuba cultivar Dongzao chromosome 7, ASM3175591v1.
TCTAACCGGTCTCTTTCTGTGATGCATGTTTCTAGATAGTTACTTCCCTTTATATTGGATGTTTGTGCATTGAAGGCCACAGTAGCCGTGCCTCCTGTATTAGAGTCTTACAACATATAATTACATGTCACACAAAGGGTTAATGTTCTTTTCACAAACACAAGATGACACGGAAACATTCATATAAGCAGTCTCATTTATCCAACGCTTGGATCCTACTTATGTGCTGCTTAACAAAGtgattaagaaaaatttaaCTGTAGGAACGCAACCCACCTAAAGGATTTGTCTCTAGATGATTTACAATTGTCTGTTGATGCTGCATTGCGACATCCTTGCAAATTTCCTTTTGCATGGAAAGAATGTGAACTGGCTAGTATCATTGccttttaaagttttataaacATTATTCGTTGGAAGGCATTAAGTAAACTTACCTCAGCTGATGTGTGCAGTTGAAATGGTCCTAAGTGAGCCTGAATTGATGGTTCGATTCCAAAGGAACTTTCAGAGCCGATTATACTTGACATATTAGGTACAAATGTCTGGTTTGGGGCAGAGCATTGATTGGACAAACCAAACAGATTTTGTGTTGAGGTTTCTTGATCCATAGGAAGGGTGCCTGACATATTCAGATGCAGAGATCTATTTCCCTCTCCAAAGTCCATTCTCGTCTGGGAGAGTTGAATAGGCGGCAATGCTCCAGGTACACACATAGGATGCAAGCTTAATCCATTTCTCATAGATAACATCTGAAATATTAAATCACAATGTAAACAGGTCAAAATTAAACTTGGTATCATAATCTCTTTACATTTTGATAGTTCTTGGAATTTTCATAgacaaaatgaacaaaaaaattaatcaactcCCCCTCTAGTTTAAGAAATTTTCATATAACCATAATGTTAccaaatattactaaaatttcTCCTCAGAGTTTCTCTTTTTTACTTTATTCCTTCGATCAAaagattatctttttttttcacacGCTAATCATTTTGTACAGAAGTGggtaagaaaaaattatttataaaaaaagaaccTTTTTTGATGCTGTCATATAATGGATGTTCTGAGGGTGATAGCTAGCTGCTAAATTATCTTAGATGTCACATTAGAAAGCACAATAAAATCCCTCGTATGATTCGTATATTCAAGGGTAAAAAGTAAATATCAGCTTATGCGGAAAGCATGCTTTACTCAATGGACATAGTTATTACTAGAAATCCACTAATTCAAGAAAGCAAGAACCATATTTTAAGCACAATAGCATCTTCTTAAGAATATTTTAGCACTCTGTTTGTTGTGTAAGAAGTGTGAGAATTTTCAATCTGACAATTATTAAATGCCACATACCAGTAGCTATCAAAGTTATCTCAAtcaatccataaaaattaaaggaGATTGGTCCTAGTTAAAGTTAGCAACTTGGCATCAAAATGGTATGAGCTACAATCTAAAACAAAATATACTTTAATGTCACAACCATGCACCAACTATTACGAGGAAATAatgcttcctttttctttttctttcttgtgaCTTTTCATTTTCCATCTTTCCTTAATATCACTGCCTTCTAATTTATCCTAAATCATCCCTGATGATCCTTTCGAATTGGATATCTTTTCTCAAAACAAGAAATCATAGAACTCGTTACTAAATTTAGACCAAAGCAAAACAATTTCACAGAATTGCTCCAAGGAAATAAAGTGCAAATCAACTTTACACTGCAATCAAAACTAGCATTTATTAGTAAAGGTTGAACACCAGAAGCCTTGATCATCCTTAATATGTACCCACTTTTCATTACCACAACTAGCAAATTCTAACTAACGGAAGCCTGGATATGTTTTCTTTCAAGCAATATTATCCTTCGAATGACATTGTACCCAACATATGGACTCAacaaaaagaacacaaaaaacaaGCATGCTAGACCCATACCTGTACTTGGAGCTGAAGCTGCTTAAGATACTCAATTGCCTCGTCAAGCATCGAAGCCTTGTCCGTCTGCCACGTAATGATAACCATGTCATTCACTCGTAAACCAAGTATATGCATAAAACAGAGCTAGCATAGCTCTATGTATATACATTTACCTTGTTAGAATTTGGAATCAGATTCTGCAATGCCTTCATTTTCTCATTGATCCTACTCCTCCTCCTCTGCCCAACAAATCCCATCCATCAAAAaccaaaccataaaataaagcaaaacgGGAATAGGAATATCCAATTAGAAAGTATAAAAACGAGAGCATCGAACTACCAGTGTACCTTTTCAGACAAGTTATGAACCTCTGCAGCTCTGCTTCTCTTTGAGGAACTGCGAGCAACAGGCTTTGTGGGTACCTCTTCCACCAACGCTTCCAGACCCTCCTTCATCACATATTCATTATCAATCGAAAGCAAATGATccaaagaactaaaaaaacaaaattcaatggGTCCCGATGCCgagaaaattaaacaaatttttcaaaagaagaataaaataaattaaaaataggaaATGAGATTCtgatttctctttaattgtacTGTGATTCCTAACTTTTTTTAAAGTATTGAAAATAACaactacaaaaaataaaaaagagcttGCGTCCGTTGCTTTTCTTTACTCCTTTATGACAGCCGTTAgattaaagtattaaaaaaaaaaaaaaaacactgatttttttttttcacttttcctcctttttcctaatcaaaacaaaaatagctaaaaaaaaaaaaaagaagaagcaaaatcCAAACTTTTGAAAAAACCCACGCAATAGTACCTACCTCGCTTTCGCAATCATAATCATCGTTCTCATTCTCACTCGCTCCCAATGAAGAAGATGACACATTCGGAGCATTCGCACTCGCATTGCCCAAAAAGTAAGCACCGGAAGAGTCAATGGCCGAGATCCCTTCCCCTAGGAACTGAGGCCGACATTGACGATGCATATTGTCCGGCAAGCCATGGGAGGTACAGAATCCCATAATGGACGAAGGCGAAGACAACGAAAACTGCGCTCGCATGCCCGCTTGGGCCGCAACCAAGGTAGAAGAATCTGAAGACGATGATGACGAGGATGCTGATCGGACCAGAATCTGCTGCAGAAATAGCGAGATTTCGTCTGGGGCCGCAACAGTTTGAGCCACTGAAGCTGAAGATGAACAGGCATTTTTGTCATACTCATACACATcccccatctctctctctctctctctctctctcttctgtgtttttttctgaaattttctttttactggtaaatttattttccctctctttattaaaatctttttctttctttctttttattttattgttttggttCCATGGCCGTGAGAATTTGGCGAGTGTGTGTGTTTCTGTGTCTGTGGCTTTTGGGTTTTTGGGTTCAGTTTTCTGCTTTTCTCGGGGTATTAAAAAGCCATGTACTTACAAACTTATAAGCAATTTGAGCTGGCTTGGGAAATTGTGGGcgggttttaaaaaataaataaataaataaataaataattataaaatccaaAGCGAGGGAAGGAAATGAAATAAATGAACATTGTTTGATTACACCACGCGCCATTTAAAGAGAGTGGTCAACGAGTTTTTGACGCCGGTGTTTTTACAGTGTTGTAAGATGACAGCCGTTGTTAATTTTTGATTGGATGGTTGGGGCTGTCAAAGTGCCAAAATATGACAGGCAAGGGTATGGTAACAAAACTGTTCCTGTCACGCTCACACGTGAGGTGCACTACCACTTCTGTAAGTGTAATTATCATTATTCCTGTGCCCTCCGGCCTCCGTAATCCgtactttgtttttttggcttattgttttttttgtttttttttatactgtGCCTCCGTAgtaccatataaaaaaaatatttattttctatccagtaaaatatttttcagttCACTTTGAATTTGGGACGTCAAAGACTCGAATTGACAAAATTActgttttctttaataaaaaaaaaaaaaggtaacaaaataaaatagttcaaattatatgtttttcttgGCTGGTCTAGTGCAGTACTGCTCTTCAAAATGATTATATAATAatgctttctctatttttttttccaacaaaattgattttataggtttttttttttttttaaagtttggtGAGTAACaagattgattttatatttggagGTCTGTTTGGTCACGGGATTTAAaatagacctggcaatttggatcatgatacggcgacacgactcgaaaacgatacggaataaatgggtttgggtttattataaatgggttcgggtcataatcgggtcaacctgtttaacacgattattaatcgtgtcattttcgagttgacctgtttaactcgaaattgacccgttacgacccatttattaaacgtgtcagtttcaacccgacacgattatatacctattacaacccatttaaatttaattttaaattaatattttatcactaatataatatttaataactaaaaaatattataaattaaaaattttataaaaataattttctattactaattttttaaaaacaaaaaatacatctttaataaaacaaaaacataaaaataaaaaaaaaattcgggttaataggttaattttcgggttaacgggttaatagattagttttcgggttaataggtcaatttcaggttaacgggttaataagTCAACACGAcgcgttaaaataatcgtgttaaacggatcgtgtcgtgttgacctgtttataaacaggtcgggttagtgttttaggtacctgacatgattaataaatgggtcgtgttcgggttaggcatttttaacacgattattaaacggattgacacgaatacgatccaccaacccgaattgccaggtataattTAAAACACTTGTGTATTTATTGtaataattacatttttgtGAAAAGGGATAATTTGATGGTTCATAAAGAAACAAACAATAGTTGTTACTTTTTAGAAGTTTTGTCATTTTTTGATAGTTCCCTTTAAATAATGGTTATGGAACGGATGCCTctaccatcattttttttttttcgttgttGCACactttaattattaaaactCAAATAGATTATAAATATGGCTTGTTTAGAAATTTGATAGattcaaaaagttaaaaataatttaggtgGTATATAAACCAAAATATGTATATGACTTAAGATTCGTTTCAAAAGAAGTATTTTTATATGTGCTTTTTACTTTTGTATATAAATGGGTCTATAGTTGAGTAATAGTACATATTTCATGCATCATataaattaatagaaatatatattaatcaaattaTTCGATATAACCAtagtaattggaaaaaaaattgagatttacATTTACAACAAAAGTGAGATCAAATGGATAAATAACACATCATTTTATATTCCAAGTTTCAAAAGCTAAATTCATTGTTTTTTCCCACCATATTTTTCAACTATTATATGTAATTACGTACCAAGTTAGTAAAACGACCAACaacagaaaaagaaggaaaaaaaaaaaaaaaaaagcattatgcAGAGCAAAACCTTAAAATCTCTCGGATCAAAAACTCCAAAAGTTGCTTAGAAAACACAAAAAGGTCAAATGAAAAAACCTTCAAAGTCCAAAAAAAGTTCCAAAAGTACGAACTGGGAGAGGCACAGCTTTTGATTGCTAACAAGTAAGAGTGTGATATTTGAATGGAATGAAACTGATTCCGACGAGACAACTCCCAAAACCAAATCCCCGTGTTaagaatacataaaatatttagataataataattaataaatgagctggtaaaaaaattttggattctGACCAACAATACAGAAATTTAAGTTCCATTATCATTTCGTCtcggtaatattttaattataaacacCAATGTATGTCATTTGTCAGATTATCTGATCTAATGATATACTAGCATTTATACCTTCAATATTTTAtgcattaaataaaatacaaagtaCAAAAGGATAATGgtataaagaaaaatacatgAATACAAGTGTCCAAAACTCCAATAGAAAAAACATGGAGAAAATGGTTGATGTGGAACTGAAAGAATGGAATAAAACTGAGGCAAAGCTTGGTTGGTTGCGAACAGATGGAGCTTGGCTCGTGTAAAATCAAAAAATGGAAAGTACTGGTAATTATGAAGTGGGCCAGAGGATCGGACCACTCGCTATCCTCTCTGTCTCTGTCACGTCCGACCCAGCGTCACCTTAATCACGGTACCAGACACTAAAATTATGtaacccaatatatatatatttagcaatATCTTTTTTCTTCGTACGCTTACGTGTCGGTTTCCTATTAGTTTAAGAGATCTCGTATCCAAAGCTTCGTCTACCCTACGGTTGGGACCACCAGAGTATCCGTGTCACCATCATCGACGTCATACACATCGGATCAACATCCAAACACGGCAAGTAATAGCCTCTTTCCCCTCCATCTAATGGCCCCAGGGTTCCGGATTTGGACGTTTCAAGAGGGATAAGATGATTGATCATCGAGATCATCACCTATTGATCTTTGATCTGACGGTTGGTGACCAATTTTGTTGGCACAAGCAAGCTGGGTGATTTGATTGGTGGGTTTGTGAAATTTAGGGGAGCTCAGATATTTCAAAGGCTTGTGAGCGCGCACGTGTTGGGTCTGTGCTTGCCTACGCGAATCACGAAGATGATCGGACGGTTTGAATCTGAGTGAAAGGTACATTCTACTACATCTAATTCTCTTTTCTGTGTATTTTTAATCTTCACTTGCAGTCAAAATGGGACCGAATCGGGCGTCATTTCTGATCCAACCACTATGTCTATGTTAGAGCTAACGATGAtaggaagaaagaaaacaaaaaaaacaaaaaaaaagtgagtGAGACTTGGAAAGCCCTGATTTCCCTGATTTATAATACGGGAAAggtcaaatatttcaaattgattttgtaaagTTACATTGTCTTTTCATGTTGTTAATAATGTATCTcctgaaaagaaaaagtattgaGTGAccggaaaaataaataaaataaaataaggtttttttatgcaaaataagaatttttttaaataaaattaaatccgtttcataattaatttttaaaaatagttttagaaaataaattaaaaaaataaaattttaaaaaatttaaatgatattttttgtttgctgctttttaatttaaaaactgtttttaaatattattgatcaaatattttttgttttcataaaacaaataaaaataattttttattttttatttttaaaataatattttaaaaactgaaattaaaaaatatgatcaaaacagaacttaaattttatatattaatttaatgaaagatgaataagatgagaaaaaaatattatatgtgaaaaaataataaataaatgtattctGTTTATCCATTTGCAGCTTTGCATTCAAAAAGTGTATTTCATTTATCccatataatatttgtttggaGATAGGAGAGAAATACTACATTTTTTTACAAAGTAATGAGGAAATGAAATTAAAACCAAACAATAAGCTTTTGTATTGCAAGGTAGATGCAGAGTATGTAATTATAGATCATactattcttttatatattcaaGCACAGCAATTTATAATCCCACAGTTTCCTTGGAAGATTtcatttttgagtttttttttttttgggtaaataatttaattttaggtaacaataaaacaaaccaagacatcaaagcAAACTTGATATAAATGACCATGCAACTTTTGACAGTTTCAAACTATGAATATGTCTGATTAAAATTATAGTTCGTAAATTTAGCATAACCTGCCTATTGATCAACCCGAAATTGGAAAACCCAGTTAAATGTTAATCgctaaagataaataaataaataagagaacaAAACTAAATCAGGCAGTGCAATACTGGGCCAGATAGATTGGGCCTCATTTCAGAGTCAGGATGCTAAAAAATCCTTCCTTTTCCATAGCTCTGTTTGGATAGGAACTCTCTGTTTGGGCCTGCTTTCAGTTTAATTCTGATAtcgttcaattaattaattatagtaaaatgacatatatataaatatatatatatatatatatatattttttttaatatatattttaattagttttataagTTTTTACACAAATAAAACATCTCTCCAAGACTCTTTCTGGTTTTACATTTTACAGAGCTATTAACACATTTTGGCGGGAAACTTCTTCTCTTTTATACTCCCGTTGGCCGTTTCTATACCATTTCTTCCCTCTTAACTCCAAATTTTCACTCCAAACTTTCTCTGTTATGAACCATGAGATTGAAAAATTTCATTAGAAACCattgaaggaaaaagaaatagttGAAGAGAAATTTTGGAATCTATTCTTTTTGTAACCTTAATAATTAAGTGAATGAATAATAAatctttttgttgatttttgggGTTCTAAGCTGAAAGATTCATCTTATAGGAGAAGTAATCTAAAACTCTAATATACTCTTTAAAATATTCATGTCTGATCAATGTGGAGGTTGTATTCGcacattttacatttttagcttctttttttttattcttttaaaaaagcaGCATTTGAAGGAAATTTATGCAGTAAACTCATGCGAATGGCAGCAATATTAAGCAGTAGTTAAACAATGAGCAGTAAATTCATGTGTTTACTGACTAGATGGCGGTAGTTAATCGATTGTTTTAATGGCAGTTAGTTTTTTTATCTAATGGTTCTGCATTTTAGTGGGATTTTAATGCATTTTGACATGATGATTTGTCGccaaatggaaataaaaaattatatatttcgcTTAATTATGTGGATCTTGAAAACTTGTTGTACGCTGGATCTTAAAATCCGTGCCTCTGACCCAGAATAACAAAAGTTCTGGTAAATCTATATGTTTTCTGTGTGTCAGTGAAGCCAAATGACAAAATGGGAGATTTATACAATCTTAAAGTAGCTATCTGTTTGATCAGAATCtttaatatatctatatgtttTCCGTGTTTGTAAAGCTAATTGAGAAAATGGGGGCGTTATACAATCTTAAAACAGTTTTTCGTTTTATCAAaatctttattgttattattattattgaggaTAAAATATACTTTATCCATTTCAACTTTGGCTGGTTTTTCACTGTAATATGTAAACATATTACCAtctatattattgttttatggaCATTTTACTCCAATTCTAAATCGCTGTTAAAAAAAGGACTTAAAGGAATGAACACATGTGCACCTAATGTGACCAAAATCAAGGAATTTGATGGAAGAAAGGTTTAACTTTGTTATCAATGTCAGAAAAGCAACGAATAGACTGAAGAATGGTACTGCTGGATCAACATCAGGCTCTACAaggtaagatatatatatatatatatatatatatgtgtgtgtgtgtgtgtggaaagaaaaatagaaaaataaaactaaaaatgaaaatagaaaatcctttttatctgaaaaaccaaaaagaataaGCGAAAAAAcgaattaaacaaaattttttaaaagtggtTTTCGTTTAATCACAAGAACAGAGACAGTCAAGCCCGCTTTTAAAGAAGAATTATGGATTTCTGTTGTATCTTTCAAAAATTC
It encodes:
- the LOC107424512 gene encoding transcription factor SPATULA isoform X3; amino-acid sequence: MGDVYEYDKNACSSSASVAQTVAAPDEISLFLQQILVRSASSSSSSSDSSTLVAAQAGMRAQFSLSSPSSIMGFCTSHGLPDNMHRQCRPQFLGEGISAIDSSGAYFLGNASANAPNVSSSSLGASENENDDYDCESEEGLEALVEEVPTKPVARSSSKRSRAAEVHNLSEKRRRSRINEKMKALQNLIPNSNKTDKASMLDEAIEYLKQLQLQVQMLSMRNGLSLHPMCVPGALPPIQLSQTRMDFGEGNRSLHLNMSGTLPMDQETSTQNLFGLSNQCSAPNQTFVPNMSSIIGSESSFGIEPSIQAHLGPFQLHTSAEEICKDVAMQHQQTIVNHLETNPLGGTATVAFNAQTSNIKGSNYLETCITERDRLEGGLLKAMEQNLLADRKVCPK
- the LOC107424512 gene encoding transcription factor SPATULA isoform X1, with translation MGDVYEYDKNACSSSASVAQTVAAPDEISLFLQQILVRSASSSSSSSDSSTLVAAQAGMRAQFSLSSPSSIMGFCTSHGLPDNMHRQCRPQFLGEGISAIDSSGAYFLGNASANAPNVSSSSLGASENENDDYDCESEEGLEALVEEVPTKPVARSSSKRSRAAEVHNLSEKRRRSRINEKMKALQNLIPNSNKTDKASMLDEAIEYLKQLQLQVQMLSMRNGLSLHPMCVPGALPPIQLSQTRMDFGEGNRSLHLNMSGTLPMDQETSTQNLFGLSNQCSAPNQTFVPNMSSIIGSESSFGIEPSIQAHLGPFQLHTSAEEICKDVAMQHQQTIVNHLETNPLDSNTGGTATVAFNAQTSNIKGSNYLETCITERDRLEGGLLKAMEQNLLADRKVCPK
- the LOC107424512 gene encoding transcription factor SPATULA isoform X2, with amino-acid sequence MGDVYEYDKNACSSSASVAQTVAAPDEISLFLQQILVRSASSSSSSSDSSTLVAAQAGMRAQFSLSSPSSIMGFCTSHGLPDNMHRQCRPQFLGEGISAIDSSGAYFLGNASANAPNVSSSSLGASENENDDYDCESEGLEALVEEVPTKPVARSSSKRSRAAEVHNLSEKRRRSRINEKMKALQNLIPNSNKTDKASMLDEAIEYLKQLQLQVQMLSMRNGLSLHPMCVPGALPPIQLSQTRMDFGEGNRSLHLNMSGTLPMDQETSTQNLFGLSNQCSAPNQTFVPNMSSIIGSESSFGIEPSIQAHLGPFQLHTSAEEICKDVAMQHQQTIVNHLETNPLDSNTGGTATVAFNAQTSNIKGSNYLETCITERDRLEGGLLKAMEQNLLADRKVCPK